The nucleotide sequence GAATAGCAggcttaaaaaagtaaaataaagaaaggCGAGTCCACGAACCTTTCAAATCACACTTACGCACCTCCAAATCAGGATGTAGTTGATTAATCACTTGTTTACTCATGTAAATCAACCAACATATCTATAATACACAGATTATATACACAGGTGAGTAAACATTAAAACTGACGTTGTTTCTGGTTAGAAGCAGCACCACTGGACTAACCATACAAACAATATATAGATGACAACtaaatgaaaatgcaaaatattGCTGTTAATGGGTGCCTAAGACAAAATCTTCTGCCTGTTGAAACaaactcttatttatttatttcattttacctGCATCGAGAACAATGATAGCTGAAATGCCGAATTAGCTTCACAAACTGGAGTCTCAGTGTCATTTCTCTCCCAGCCGTCCACAGAACAAGATCACAGCACATGTGTGAAAGTGATTTTGCATCCAAGTGTTTAACTGCAAGCATACTTACATTACCACGTAAGACAGGCATTTGccaaacacactcacacctcCATCCACACATACATATCGCTGTATGTATAAACAGTAAGGGCCATATTGTCAAAGGATGTTGTCTTACCACTCGGTGTTCTCCTATTCCGTAGTCCCAAAAtaaattgtttatattttttagcttttcacaaagctgctgtaaGAAGCTTCTAGAGAGGAACAAGCTAAACTCTGAGCAAACAGTTGGAAAAAATATACCTTCCTAGTGTTTTGCAGAAAAGCAATGTGAAGTTCTTAATAGtgccaaaatgaaaacagaccAATAGTCAAAACATATTGGATATGCGGCCAAATGCAAGTCAACAATATAAAGAGCATATTGCTTCCAAATGCACTCTAAAACTAATCATGAGGGCGCTTGGATGGATCCTGTTTAGCTTCTTATTGCAGCGAAGAAATCACAAGGAGCGCATCTTTGATAAAAAGTCAGTAAAGCTGACTTAAAGAAGAACAAGATGACTAACTTCCtgtaaatgcacacacacccacTTTTAACTGTTCAATGACGGTAAAGATCATTGTGCAAAGACAGAATATCCAATGGATCAGTCAGGGTAACTCCTCAGGAACCTAAATGACTAACAAAAAGAGCCGTCCTCTGGACTATACTGGGTGTTTACAGTCATAGTGTTGTGGTAAAGTGGCAAAGTGGacatgttattaaaaaaattttATGCAGTACACATTTTCCTTATGAATTGAACTTTAGCTCtggaaatatttattcagtCATTTTACACTCCATTGATTAAAATAGGCACCTTTTCTGAAAAGCTTTTATGGCAGAGGGCCATGCTGGGACGTTCACATAATAAACTTGCACTTCCTGGCCTTGCTCCCTGTCATTTGTGCACAATGTTCACGAACCTGTTGACATCAACTCTGTAAGAATTTGTTTTTGAGCACATAGAGGTGTTTGCCAGTGCAGCAACAAGAGGAAGGAGAGAAGAGAGCAGAATGAGTATACCACGAGGATTTTGGGTTTAAGCTGGGCTCTCAGTGACTTTTCCACACACACGGCCCAAAAGGTGACGTTCTGGTGATTgaatagtttgtttttgtgcttttgtaaaGGACTGAAACACTTTCAGCACTTATATGTTGAAAATATGCACTCATACTGAATTATGTGATTTATCTAGAAGCTGGTGCACTGAAGcatgatgaagatgatgtaTTCGATAAGTGAGTGCACCTTTTATACAGTGAATCATCCAGTCAGTCTGTGACGACCTGTGGTTGGTGGGAttcttttctttgctctttGCTTTTAGAAATTGCATGGTTTTCATGTTAGTTTAGCAAGGCTAAATCTGTTTTGGGCTTGTGGTAGCATAATTGAAGTAGATAGTGTGAGTTTATAGCATAagcttaaataaatatgttcaCTGGCCCAACCTGTGACTGCCGCCTTTGTTTTCTGTGATCATTAAAGATATTCCCATAATCTTTGATGATCACTGTATTATTATCACTGtaaacattacattttttatgtttacagAAAAGAAGTTCATATCCAATAGAACTACTAGCTTCTTACTGCAACATCCCAGTAAGTGGAAACTTACTCCTACATGGCCAGTCACGTTTCAGTCACCTAAAGGTTTCAACACATCACTCATGCAAAGCCAGAAATACTTGATATCCTCCACGGGGGGGGGGGTGGATCAGACCCAATGTTTACAGAAACTTTTGAAGTTATGACTCACTATTACTAATACTGGCTGGCTTCCGGGACTCTTCCGAAGACCTTGGTAAACTTCTCAGAAACTGAACACTGAGCagtgaaaaatgagaaaagagatTATAAAACTTAGATAAacgtaaaaagaaaaatgaacatGGCCCTATAATTGTCATAGTGACTTATATAAGTATAATATGTTGCTGTTTTAGaataatttaaatctttttttgatTGTGCGTTATTGGTGTTTTTGTcgtctgttcttctgtttttacttgagagaatgttttattttccttttttttcttttctttaaatgtagGCATATATTTCTAACAGAACAGGGGTGTGCAAGAGAAGTTTGGCTCCATCTACGGGCGAGCGCAAGTACTACCACATATTCTCTGGAAAATTACGCGCCGTTGAAAGGTATTTTAATAGCTCGCAGTCGTGCCCTTATTATCACAGATGGCTGTTTGCTTTCTGGGCTCTACATCTGTTCATCATCTGAGGAAATAAATAAAGGGGCAAAGTGCGGACTGATTAAACTAATGTCCAGACAAATTGAGTCACGCGATAAACTTTCACGCGATaaagtattttcttttcttggagTTTGGGTTAAATGGTTCCGACTGTAGTGGCCTTCGTCCTTGGCCGTGTTTCGCCTGTCCTGACGGAGCTAACCGCGCTGAGGTCATCACTTGCGAAACGCGGCAGAGATGGTCCGCACCTCTGACGAAGCTCGCACACTAAACATCCTGAAAAAAACGGCGTCTCGTGTTTTATACAACAGCACACGACAAACATCTTGAACCAGCGGCTGAACTCGGGCGATGGCGTCTgcgcaaaaatataaaaagaagcagaagcagaTTATCTGGGTTATCGTCCTGTCAGCAGCTCTCACGCAACTACGCCGGTAGCCGCGTTGTTCTCGTCATTTGGCGACCAGCAGCACGTTATTAGCATGTGTGTGAAGGTAGCACTCGTGTAAATGTGTCTTATTAAACGTCCTACCTGCATATCTGAAGTGGGGATGCTGCCTCGCCCGTCTGCGGTGCCGACATGGTTCTGATGCTGATGAGCTCTCGGAGGCTGTCGGTCTCGTGTTGCAGTGAGATTCGTGTGTGATGTGAAGGGAAATCACTCTCCCGGCGTCCGCCGGCTGCTGTGGTCACAGTGTCTTTGCGAAATGGCTCGATGAGAGGAAATGTGCAGAGCTCATAGAAATTACCTGCTAAATGTTTTGCAAAATCTGTTCTTTCAAATTGccctaaaataataaactattaTATTATCGATATAATGAGCTAGAGAAGATCCTTTGCATTCCATAGCTTCCTAAATAGGTAAATGAGAAAGGCATGTTTGAGAAACAGAAACCTCAGCTATTTCAATACCTATAATCAGCCAGAGGAGGGCAGCAGAGACCACACTTTCTCAAACTTTATCCATTTAGAAGCATTATTTTCTGCTGCCTGCTGTGGGCGCATTTGACCTCAAAATGCGTTCCAGAGTTTCTGCAGCCAATGGCGTCAGTTTTGTTCACATCTGCCTGACAACTGTGTCATATAATACTTTGTTcattaacaataaaataatgcatTCAATTCTCTGCGCCACGTTTTACCTCAATGTCAGTTTTTTAATGTACACACTGATGCTGCATTGTCTGCTTCCTTCCTGGAGGACAGTTCATAAGTCAGTTCATACTGCAGGTTTTGCTTTGCAAATTTGCTGCGTGCCTTGTCCTGCCCCTGCCCTTAGAATTTAAATCACAGTCATATTTGTGTGTGAAGAGTCCAACGAgcatttttccttttattacTGAGTAAACGATGCATATCAATAAACCTGTAAAAGACCAGAAAGTCTGAGCAAAAACAACGCGAGATCTaactagttttatttatttatttattgtacaaCATATACAATACAGTTTTGCCGTAAACAGCAAAAATACAACACATCCCAACAGAGATACTCACTGCAGACATTTTATGTCTACAAAGTTCATCTGCACAGATTCAGGACTCTGAAGTCTGTTGTGCAAATTCATACATAAACTGACCCTTTGGGTCTTACAGGGCTGTTTCAGTGGCCCCTGATTACTTAGTCCGCGACGAGGACTAAATATTTAACGTATACATACATGCAGATTTTAGAAAAAATTGAAATATACACGACTGTCTACACTTGTCAGCTTATACAGGACAAAAGACTCGCGCGCAAAAACGAGTATACAATACTCAACCAATACGATGAATTGTTGCTTTTCATCACGGAAACCAAGCTCTAAATCACTGTGTGTATTTACAGGTAATGCTCGCTCAAGATTATTCCCAACATTAAACACATTACAGTCTTTTTACAGCTGTCGGGAAACCACTTAAGAAATCTACCAAGGTCTCCACACTGCAGCGCTGGCAGTCTGCGGGTCTGACTGCGCttggttggggaccgctgcgcTGCTGCGTTGCTGGCTCCCCACCCTGGAGCTGAAGCTGGATTTGATGCTCAGGAGTCTCTGATGGATCTGAGGCAAAGTCATCGAGCTCTGGGCGCAGCAGTTCAGGCAAGTTGGGGTGACGGTGGTGGATATGGACTGCTGGACAAAGTCGTTGATGCGCTGGTGTGCGTCTGAATCCAAGTTGGTTTGGGGAAGCAGAGCAGATACGCGTTTGAGGCACGCATTATAACCTTCCCCGTAATTCTCTACAGAACCTGAAAAAACAGATACATTTTAGATTTGCTGTTCATCTAGTCTGTTGTTAATACGTTTAGAAATAAAAGGGTTAAGAAAGTCATAGATAACTTACTTTTAGTGTTAGCAGGTGGAATGTCACCAAGGAACCGAACGGTCATTTCCAGGATGTCTGCTTTCTCAAGCTTGGAGTAACGAGACTGCTggagacaaaaaggaaaagaagatgTTAGATGCATGAGTCAAAATGCTGTGCTGACTATAGTCAGTTACATCTGCAAAGTGAGtgtaatgaaaatgtaaattcaAACAACTTACATCTCTGCCTGTGAGGGGGACGATTAGGCTTTTTAAGCGGTTCAGACTTTCGTTAATACGGGCGCGTCTTCTTTTTTCCATTAGTGGTTTCATAGTCTGAAACAAAAGGACACATAGAATTTAGTATTCATTCATTACAACATGTGTGAAGTATCCGGTAAAATATTTAaggaaatgaaactgaatttagTCACTTCGCTTACCTTTCTCAGTTCAAGAGCCTCTTTTCTTTTGGCAAGAGATAGCTTTGGGGAAAAAGATTGGAGAGCTTCGCATGTCATGTTCGGAGA is from Oreochromis niloticus isolate F11D_XX linkage group LG20, O_niloticus_UMD_NMBU, whole genome shotgun sequence and encodes:
- the LOC100694854 gene encoding transcription factor HES-2-like — translated: MSPNMTCEALQSFSPKLSLAKRKEALELRKTMKPLMEKRRRARINESLNRLKSLIVPLTGRDQSRYSKLEKADILEMTVRFLGDIPPANTKSSVENYGEGYNACLKRVSALLPQTNLDSDAHQRINDFVQQSISTTVTPTCLNCCAQSSMTLPQIHQRLLSIKSSFSSRVGSQQRSSAAVPNQAQSDPQTASAAVWRPW